The Halorhodospira halophila SL1 genomic sequence CAGCACAGAGCAGCCACTCCCGCACCGTGGCGTCGTAGGGATAGGTAAAGTCGATGTGGGTGACGTGCTCCAGATCCTGATCGTGGAACGTCGAGATGCGCGAGTGGGTGTAATCGATGATCTGGTCCGGGATGGCGATCCGGCGCGGCGCGTAGGCCTCCCCGAGGCCGCCGACGGCAGCCACGGCGATCACACGATCGACCCCGACATGACGCAGGGCCCAGATGTTGGCCCGGTAATTGACCTGATGCGGAGGAATGTTGTGACTATGACCGTGGCGGGCCAGGAAGGTGATATTGTGGCCCCGGAACGTACCGTGAATCAGGGGGGCCGAAGGCTCGCCGAACGGGGTCCGGACCACCTCGCGGCGGGTAATTTCCAGCCCTTCCAGGGACGTCAGCCCCGTCCCGCCGATAATGCCGACACTCATCAACGCTCCTCCGTATCCGGTTCTTGCTGGGTTTTCGCCGCCTGTTCGATGCGCTGATCGATGGCGTAGATGCCGTCCGCGTTGCGGCCGAGGCCCCGACAGTCCATCCCGGCGCCGAAGACGTAGCGATCCTCCACTTCCAAGCCGACGTAATCGGCGCACAGCCCCTGATACTTGCGGTCGTGGCGCTTATCGACCAGCACGGCCGTGCGCACCGAACGGGCACCTGCGCTGCGGAAGGCGTCGATGATCCCGGCCAGGGTGTTGCCCTCATCGAGGATGTCATCGACCACCAGCAGGTCGCGCCCTTCGATCGGCGTCGTAGGCAGGGCGTGCCAGACCAGCTCCTCGCCGCTGAGCTCGTTGCGATACCGCGTGGCGTGGACGTAGTCCACCTCGAGCGGGAAATCGAGCCGCGGCAGCAACCGCCCGGCGGGGATCATGCCACCGATCATGACACCCAGGATCAGCGGGTTGCGGCCACCAAGGTCCTGCGTGATCTCCCTGGCCATCCGATCCAGGGCCTGATCGATGGCCCACTGGTCATGAATCAGTTCGGCCCCGCGCAGATCCGGGGCATCGTCCC encodes the following:
- a CDS encoding S-methyl-5'-thioinosine phosphorylase, translated to MSVGIIGGTGLTSLEGLEITRREVVRTPFGEPSAPLIHGTFRGHNITFLARHGHSHNIPPHQVNYRANIWALRHVGVDRVIAVAAVGGLGEAYAPRRIAIPDQIIDYTHSRISTFHDQDLEHVTHIDFTYPYDATVREWLLCAARDAGIDAVDGGTYGATQGPRLETAAEIRRMRQDGCDLVGMTGMPEAALAREAELRYAHCAVVANWAAGMGDGEELSMDEIREHLIHGMEAVRKMIASLS
- a CDS encoding hypoxanthine-guanine phosphoribosyltransferase; translated protein: MPWDDAPDLRGAELIHDQWAIDQALDRMAREITQDLGGRNPLILGVMIGGMIPAGRLLPRLDFPLEVDYVHATRYRNELSGEELVWHALPTTPIEGRDLLVVDDILDEGNTLAGIIDAFRSAGARSVRTAVLVDKRHDRKYQGLCADYVGLEVEDRYVFGAGMDCRGLGRNADGIYAIDQRIEQAAKTQQEPDTEER